A single window of Leptospira kanakyensis DNA harbors:
- a CDS encoding DUF1295 domain-containing protein, whose protein sequence is MENLLFSYLTAVIFTFFFMSLMWFWGKSRDNYAVIDVGWGLVIAGIASVLVSFGTGTVFAKWAVLVPVWIWAVRLSGFLYFTRIRTNHPEDKRYAGFRKDYGEKVHQKMFTNVFLLQGFLALLLSVPFYFAAHWKLFPNSGIMGPNGYLIVLLGWILFVAGVIGETISDRDLHKFVVDPKNKGKVCDLGLWKYTRHPNYFFEWVIWVGIGIIPILSAPEAILSLLTPLFMFVLLRFVSGVPFAEKYSLLSKGDVFREYMRTTNAFFPWFPKQK, encoded by the coding sequence TTGGAAAATTTATTATTTTCGTATTTAACGGCAGTTATATTTACGTTTTTTTTTATGAGTCTGATGTGGTTTTGGGGTAAGTCGAGAGACAACTACGCAGTCATTGATGTGGGTTGGGGACTTGTCATCGCCGGGATCGCGAGTGTCCTTGTTTCTTTTGGAACGGGGACGGTGTTTGCAAAATGGGCGGTGCTTGTTCCTGTCTGGATTTGGGCCGTTCGTTTATCAGGGTTTCTTTACTTCACTCGCATCCGTACAAACCATCCGGAAGACAAACGATACGCTGGATTTCGAAAGGACTACGGTGAAAAAGTCCACCAGAAGATGTTCACCAATGTATTTCTGTTACAAGGATTTTTAGCCCTTCTTCTTTCTGTCCCATTCTATTTTGCTGCCCATTGGAAATTATTTCCTAACTCTGGAATCATGGGGCCTAACGGGTATTTGATAGTTCTTCTCGGTTGGATTTTGTTTGTGGCCGGTGTGATTGGGGAAACCATCTCGGATCGCGACCTTCACAAATTTGTGGTTGATCCAAAAAATAAAGGTAAAGTCTGTGATTTGGGCCTTTGGAAGTACACAAGACATCCCAATTATTTTTTTGAATGGGTGATTTGGGTGGGGATTGGGATCATTCCGATTCTTTCTGCGCCAGAGGCGATACTTTCACTTCTCACCCCTCTCTTTATGTTTGTATTGTTACGATTTGTTTCCGGTGTTCCTTTTGCGGAGAAATATTCGCTGCTTTCTAAGGGTGATGTTTTTCGCGAATATATGCGCACCACAAATGCATTTTTCCCTTGGTTCCCTAAACAAAAATAA